From the genome of Vicia villosa cultivar HV-30 ecotype Madison, WI linkage group LG2, Vvil1.0, whole genome shotgun sequence, one region includes:
- the LOC131647115 gene encoding transcription factor MYB53-like, which translates to MMRTPSNDESGLKKGPWSPEEDKILVDHIQKHGHGSWRALPKLAGLNRCGKSCRLRWNNYLRPDIRRGKFSDEEESLIINLHSVLGNKWAAIATHLPGRTDNEIKNFWNTHLKKKLMQMGLDPVTHRPRTDHLDLLNNLQQIILNAANIVTNCDINNVLRLQQYSQLPQCLMNDVLGFNHNMQNFYDGSNIGFSSQIIHPNNLQNFQAPLQQFLPQECEYFQKCDGNTNVSSTISSSNSLPKLVSVSQHSLTGKMDEENMINEKDHSYNISSSSFETWGDFMNEDANDDAYWKDFIEQHSSQP; encoded by the exons ATGATGAGAACACCAAGCAATGATGAAAGTGGTTTGAAGAAAGGTCCATGGAGTCCAGAAGAAGATAAAATATTAGTGGATCATATTCAGAAACATGGCCATGGAAGTTGGAGAGCTCTTCCAAAACTTGCAGGATTGAATAGATGTGGAAAAAGTTGTAGACTAAGATGGAATAATTATCTAAGGCCTGATATTAGAAGAGGAAAATTCTCTGATGAAGAAGAAAGTCTCATTATCAATTTACATTCAGTTCTTGGAAATAA GTGGGCAGCTATAGCAACACATCTTCCAGGAAGGACTGATAATGAAATAAAGAATTTTTGGAACACACATTTAAAGAAAAAGCTAATGCAAATGGGTTTAGATCCAGTGACACACAGGCCAAGAACAGATCACCTAGACCTTCTTAACAATCTTCAACAAATAATATTGAATGCTGCAAATATTGTCACTAATTGTGACATAAATAATGTTCTAAGGTTACAACAATATTCACAGCTTCCTCAAtgtttgatgaatgatgttttgGGATTTAATCATAACATGCAAAATTTCTATGATGGTTCCAATATTGGTTTTTCTTCTCAAATAATTCACCCCAATAATTTGCAAAATTTTCAAGCTCCTCTTCAGCAATTTCTACCTCAAGAATGTGAGTATTTTCAGAAATGTGATGGTAATACAAATGTTTCTTCTACAATATCATCATCAAATTCTCTTCCAAAGCTTGTTTCGGTCTCGCAACATTCGCTAACAGGTAAGATGGACGaagaaaatatgataaatgaaAAAGATCATAGTTATAACATTTCTTcatctagctttgaaacatgggGAGATTTTatgaatgaagatgcaaatgatgATGCTTATTGGAAAGATTTCATAGA